From Oceanidesulfovibrio indonesiensis:
CTGCTCGGCGAGTCCATGGAGGATGAGGGGGCCAAAGCCCTGGCCGTGCCGTACAAGGAACTCATCCCCAAACGGCTGTTCGAAAACACCGCCGCCCTGGGCGTGCTCTGTGCACTGCTCGGTATCGACCGCGAAGTTCCAGCCGAACTCATGCGCCAGACCTTCAAGAAGAAGGGCGAGGACATCATCAATCAGAATCTCGATGTCCTGGATAAATCCATGCAGTGGCTGCGCGACCAGAACCCGGACTTCCCCGGGCTGCAGGCTGCGCCGGACGCCGGCAAGGAAAAGCTCATGCTCAACGGCAACGAGGCCATAGCCCTTGGCGCCATGGCCGCCGGCGTCCGCTTCTGCTCTTTCTATCCCATGACGCCGTCCACCTCCGTGGCGCTCACCCTCATCGCCAATGCGGAGACTGTAGGCATGGTTATCGAGCAGGCCGAGGACGAGATAGCCGCCGTGAACATGGGACTGGGTGCTTCGTTCGCCGGAGCGCGAGCCATCGTGCCCACCTCCGGCGGCGGGTTCGCGCTCATGTGCGAGGGTGTCAGCCTTGCCGGCATCACGGAAACGCCGCTGGTCTTCGTACTGGCCATGCGGCCCGGCCCGGCCACCGGTCTGCCCACCCGCACGGAGCAGGGCGACCTCAACCTCGCGCTCTATGCCGGGCACGGCGAGTTCCCGCGGGTCATCTTCGCCCCGGGCGATCTGGAGCAGTGCTTCCGGCTCACGCACCGCGCTTTCGACCAGGCGGAGAAGGCGCAGTCCCCGGTGTTTGTGCTCACGGATCAGTATATGGCCGATTCCTACCGCGACACCATGCCGTTCGATCTGGACTCGTTGCCCGAGCCGCCTGTCATGCCCGGCACGTCCATAGACGCCCCGGCCGAGTATCAACGCTATGCGATCACGGAGAACGGCGTTTCTCCCCGACTGGTTCCTGGCGCCGGCGAATACCTGGTGGTGGTGGACTCGGACGAGCACTATCCAGACGGCCACATCACCGAGGACCTCGATGTGCGCATCCAGATGCAGGACAAGCGCATGCGCAAGGAGCAGATACTGAAGGATGATGCGCTGCCGCCGCTGCTGGTGGGCGACGAGGGCGCGGATGTGCTGCTGGTGTGCTGGGGTTCCACCCTGGGGCCGGCGCTGGAGGCTGCGCAACTGCTGAACGAGCAGGGCACAAAGGCGGCTGTGCTGCACTTCTCGCAGGTCTGGCCGCTGGTGCCGTGGCAATACGCCGAAACGCTGGAGGCGGCCGGAAAGGTTGTGGTGGTGGAGGGCAACCCCACCGGCCAGTTCGCCACGCTGCTGAAGATCGCCAGCGGCTTCGTGCCGGACGGCCAGATTCTGCGCTACGACGGCCTGCCCTTTACCGCGCAATACATCCTCGACCGGTTGGGCTAGCCCGGCCGTTGGCGACATACGGAGATTTCCGATGACGAGCATTGAAGACTACGGAACATTCGAGACAGCCTGGTGTCCTGGCTGCGGCAATTTCAAGATTCTGGAAGCGGTGAAAAAGGCCCTGGCGGACATGGACCTGCCGCCGCACAAGGTGGCCTATTTCTCCGGCATCGGTCAGGCCGCCAAACTGCCGCACTATTTCAAATGCAACGTGTTCAATGGGCTGCACGGCCGGGGGCTGCCGCCGGCGCAGGCCGCCAAGCTGGTGAACCCGAACCTGGCCGTGTTCTGCCATTCCGGCGACGGCTGCAACTACGGCGAAGGGGGCAACCACTTCCTCGCTGCGCTGCGGCGCAACGTGGATATGGTCCTCGTTGCACACGACAACCAGATTTACGGCCTC
This genomic window contains:
- a CDS encoding 2-oxoacid:acceptor oxidoreductase subunit alpha, whose protein sequence is MAIECINILIGGEAGQGLATVGQLLAKCLVRSGYHITVTQDYMSRIRGGHNTFAIRCSDQPIAAPLDAVDVLVALNQETVTLHKDQLTERGIALLGESMEDEGAKALAVPYKELIPKRLFENTAALGVLCALLGIDREVPAELMRQTFKKKGEDIINQNLDVLDKSMQWLRDQNPDFPGLQAAPDAGKEKLMLNGNEAIALGAMAAGVRFCSFYPMTPSTSVALTLIANAETVGMVIEQAEDEIAAVNMGLGASFAGARAIVPTSGGGFALMCEGVSLAGITETPLVFVLAMRPGPATGLPTRTEQGDLNLALYAGHGEFPRVIFAPGDLEQCFRLTHRAFDQAEKAQSPVFVLTDQYMADSYRDTMPFDLDSLPEPPVMPGTSIDAPAEYQRYAITENGVSPRLVPGAGEYLVVVDSDEHYPDGHITEDLDVRIQMQDKRMRKEQILKDDALPPLLVGDEGADVLLVCWGSTLGPALEAAQLLNEQGTKAAVLHFSQVWPLVPWQYAETLEAAGKVVVVEGNPTGQFATLLKIASGFVPDGQILRYDGLPFTAQYILDRLG